The sequence AGCTGCGGTAAACGAGGTATCAAAACTACCGGGAATTGGGAAGAAAACCGCCCTCCGGTTAGTTCTGCACTTGCTTAAACGCGACGAAGAGCAAACCGAAACGTTGGCTCAAAGCCTGACGGCTATGCGTACACAGGTTAAATACTGCCGCAAATGCCATAACCTCTCAGACCATGATCTCTGTACGATCTGCGCCAGCAACAAGCGTGATCAATCCTTGATCTGTGTTGTTGAAGATACGCGCGATGTGCTGGCCATTGAGAACACCGCTCAATATAAGGGTCTTTATCATGTACTCGGAGGGATCATATCGCCCGTAGAAGGAATTGGCCCCAGTGATCTACAGATCGACTCGCTTATCTCGCGATTACGTGGCCCGGAGAGCGAGCAGGTACGCGAAATTATTCTGGCCATAAGCCCGACAATGGAAGGGGATACAACGGCATTTTATCTGCAAAAGAAACTCAAGCCGTTTAACCTGAAAATCTCGACGATTGCTCGGGGAGTTCCGATCGGGGGAGACCTCGAATATGCCGATGAGGTTACGCTGGGGCGAAGTATTTTAAGCCGTATTGCTTATGACTAAGTAAAAAAGCACCGATCCAGGTGCTTTTTTAATTAATTCTATAACCTTATCCTGAAACTTCTGGTTTCCAGCATACTAATCCCCAAATCTGAAACAGATCCTGGAATTATGGTGCTGGAAAACAGTCAAAATAGATTGGCCATCAGTATCTTAGATTATGAAGATGGAACGGCTAAAAATCGTATTGACCGCAATACGCTATTGACAAGTATCGAGCTACAACATGAAGGTAAATCCTCCATCGTAACGGCTCCGGTCATTTCAACGCATGAGTTGTCGGCTCTGGCTCATTGGTTTGAACAGGTGGCTATCGGAAAGCCAGCTAAACCCGTTGTCCTGCAGGAGCCGTGTTTATTTTTTGATTGTCACCAGCAAATCCTCGATAAGTTCAGGCTTACGGTACGAATGGAAGCAGAAGCATCGCCGGTCTGGACAAGCTATTATGCCGAACCGTTAACGATGGTTTTTTGGCTGACCTACAAGGAGATGCTCGAAACAGCACAATCACTTCGTCAGTTGCACCACAATTTCCCCACACAGGCCTAGAATCCATAATTTCGCGGAAATATTTCGTTCTTTGCATTTATAGCTTTAGGTTCGCTGAACATCTGTCAGTGTGACGGGTTGTATTCGCAAAACGTTATAAATTTCTCTACAAACCAACATTCGCATGAATCGCTCCGAGTTTTTAAAATTGGCCTTTGGTGCTTCGGCCGGTTTAGTTGCTTTCAGCTCTTTCGGTCGGGCTGTGTCCAGCTTCGGTCTGAACCAGGCTGAAGGTCCGTTCAAGCTGGCTCCACTGCCATTTGACGCGGGTGCGCTGGAACCGCACATCGATAAAACCACTATGGAGATCCACCACGACAAGCACCATAAAGCTTATGTGGACAACCTGAACAAGGCCGTAGCCGGAACCGATATGGCTAAGATGGATATTGAGGCTTTGGTTAAAAGCATCAGCAGCAGTACGCCCGCAGCGGTTCGCAACAATGCCGGTGGCCACTGGAATCACACATTCTTCTGGAGTATTCTTGGACCCAACGCAGGCGGTGCGCCCAAAGGTGCATTGGCTGATGCGATTAACAAGAAGTTTAGCTCGTTCGATAACTTCAAAACGGAATGGGCAAAGGCCGCCACGGGTCGTTTTGGCTCGGGTTGGGTATGGCTCATCAAGAGTGGTAGCGATGTTGAAATCGTATCGACGCCTAACCAGGACAATCCGCTGATGGCGTTGGCCGAGAAAAAAGGAACACCCATCATGGGCCTTGATGTTTGGGAACATGCCTACTATCTGAAATACCAAAACCGTCGTCCTGAATACGTTACAGCAGCCTGGAATGTATTCGACTGGAACAAAATCGGTAAAAACTTTGCTGGATAAAAGCTCAAAAAGCTAAGGAAATGGCATTCAGTTAATAGAGGTCCGTTGCACGTTTTCAAACGGAGTATTCTGTAAGCTGAATGCCATTTGTATTTACAGCTAAAAAAGCAGCAGGCAGGTGCCGGTTTATACTATTTGTAGAGCAAAGCATGGTAGTGAAGGGGTTATCGAATCTGCCCAGTAACATCATTCCCGAAATTTATTCTATGGGCTGTTAACTAAACTAAACGGTTCTTTGTGTTTCAGGGATTCAGGGACAGATTGAGTAAACTTTTGTATTTTTGCGAAAACAGATTAGTCTATGTCATCACAAGAATTGTACGATGAAATCCCGTCGTTGGATCTGGCTGATTTCACATCGGGCGATCCGGAACGCAAAGCTCGCTTTGTGCAGGATTTAGGTCGGGCGTTTAATCAGATTGGCTTCGTAGCCATTCGGAATCACGGGTTGACCGATGACCTTACACAGCGGCTTTATGAGTCAGCTAAAGCGTTTTTTTCGGCTCCAGATGATATTAAGAGGAAATATGAACACCCCGAATTAAGTGGACAACGGGGTTATATTGGAAAAGGGAAAGAAACGGCCAAAGGGTTCAAAGTAGCAGATCTCAAAGAGTTCTATCATATTGGTCAGCCTGAGCCGGTTGGGGAAATGCCAGCCAATGTGTTTCCGGAAGAATATCCTGAATTTGGTGAAGCGACGTTAACGGCTTACCAAACACTCGAAAATGCGGGCAAGCAGTTACTTCGGGCAATAGCGCTTTATCTGGAATTGCCGGAAACGTATTTCGATGATAAAGTGAAAAATGGAGACAGTATCCTGAGGGCTCTGCACTATTTTCCGCTTGATCCCGAAAAAACGCCTGATGGAGCGGTGCGTGCGGCTGCTCATGGTGATATTAACCTCATTACGTTACTGATGGGAGCCTCGGCAGATGGACTGGAAGTTCTCCGACGCGATGGCAAATGGATTGGAATTACGGCCCTTCCCGATCAGGTTGTTGTAAACGTTGGCGATATGCTCGACCGGCTGACAAACCATAAACTCAAGTCGACGATTCACCAGGTGGTGAATCCACCACGCGAAAAAATGAACCAGTCCCGGTATTCAATTCCATTTTTTATGCACCCACGTGCCGATATGGATTTGAAGAGCCTGGAGAGTTGCATCGATACGGAGCATCCTAAACTCTATGTGGATATGACGGCTGGTGAATTTCTGAACGAACGGTTGATGGAACTGGGATTGAAAAAAGCGTAAGAACGCTGTACTCTCTAAGCTGTCATTTGCCAAAACTGACGATTTTGAGTCAGTGCTACTACTGAAGTTTATATTCGTTGCCGGGCTATAAAAATTGATTGGTTCCGCGCCCGGCAACGAGTTAAACCGCCCCGCCCGCTTCCCCGTTTACTATGCTTCCCTATCTGACACCTGTCAAGCCCGTACGACGAATCCGCTTCCTTATCTTCCTGAAAGATGTGCTGATTTTGTCTCTTACTACCTTCGGCGGGCCGCAGGTGCATCTGGCGATGTTGTATGAGCGCTTCGTGCAGAAACGCCGGTATCTGACCGAAACGGAACT comes from Spirosoma aureum and encodes:
- the recR gene encoding recombination mediator RecR — protein: MEYPSKLIEAAVNEVSKLPGIGKKTALRLVLHLLKRDEEQTETLAQSLTAMRTQVKYCRKCHNLSDHDLCTICASNKRDQSLICVVEDTRDVLAIENTAQYKGLYHVLGGIISPVEGIGPSDLQIDSLISRLRGPESEQVREIILAISPTMEGDTTAFYLQKKLKPFNLKISTIARGVPIGGDLEYADEVTLGRSILSRIAYD
- a CDS encoding isopenicillin N synthase family dioxygenase, which produces MSSQELYDEIPSLDLADFTSGDPERKARFVQDLGRAFNQIGFVAIRNHGLTDDLTQRLYESAKAFFSAPDDIKRKYEHPELSGQRGYIGKGKETAKGFKVADLKEFYHIGQPEPVGEMPANVFPEEYPEFGEATLTAYQTLENAGKQLLRAIALYLELPETYFDDKVKNGDSILRALHYFPLDPEKTPDGAVRAAAHGDINLITLLMGASADGLEVLRRDGKWIGITALPDQVVVNVGDMLDRLTNHKLKSTIHQVVNPPREKMNQSRYSIPFFMHPRADMDLKSLESCIDTEHPKLYVDMTAGEFLNERLMELGLKKA
- a CDS encoding WapI family immunity protein, giving the protein MAISILDYEDGTAKNRIDRNTLLTSIELQHEGKSSIVTAPVISTHELSALAHWFEQVAIGKPAKPVVLQEPCLFFDCHQQILDKFRLTVRMEAEASPVWTSYYAEPLTMVFWLTYKEMLETAQSLRQLHHNFPTQA
- a CDS encoding superoxide dismutase — its product is MNRSEFLKLAFGASAGLVAFSSFGRAVSSFGLNQAEGPFKLAPLPFDAGALEPHIDKTTMEIHHDKHHKAYVDNLNKAVAGTDMAKMDIEALVKSISSSTPAAVRNNAGGHWNHTFFWSILGPNAGGAPKGALADAINKKFSSFDNFKTEWAKAATGRFGSGWVWLIKSGSDVEIVSTPNQDNPLMALAEKKGTPIMGLDVWEHAYYLKYQNRRPEYVTAAWNVFDWNKIGKNFAG